From Myotis daubentonii chromosome 7, mMyoDau2.1, whole genome shotgun sequence, a single genomic window includes:
- the ZNF142 gene encoding zinc finger protein 142 isoform X1: MTDPMLDSQPANSTAEMDGLCSELMLIPPPLSNPGILEPVQSPCTSGNPTPLPADPGCLLVEATTTEEDTGNMEIIVEAVAGNLSSGAPGETPGVLVKVVELYFCERCEQSFAEPTLLALHQCTETLIQPVQGLSSPPCSVELSPNNLTLPGPVQDQSTPNSPLPCPVCRQEFAQPQALKSHFKIHRGPPNTFSCPESGCVFSAEDRKGLQHHLRQTHRVVPVPCSFRGCPLLFGSQQGMELHRQAHYPFHCNHCSFMGSNVKLFRQHRRSHGARTQGELSAVKDLSSKELLPAPQLPPGEGQPSEEAEEENIEEESGTLKDSQKALEKGQGAQQLEGDVAPGTESLFKTHMCPECKRCFKKRTHLVEHLHLHFPDPSLQCPNCQKFFTSKSKLKTHLLRELGQKAHCCPLCNYSAVERNALNRHMASMHEDISNFYSDTYACPVCREEFRLSQALKEHLKSHTAAAATEPLPLGCFQEGCSYAAPDRKAFMKHLKETHGMRAVECRHHSCPMLFATAEAMEAHHKSHYAFHCPHCDFACSNKHLFRKHKKQGHPGSEELRCSFCPFATFNPVAYQDHVGKMHAHEKIHQCPECSFATAHKRVLIRHMLLHTGEKPHKCELCDFTCRDVSYLSKHMLTHSNTKDYMCTECGYVTKWKHYLSVHMRKHLGDLRYQCNQCSYRCHRADQLSSHKLRHQGKSLMCEVCAFACKRKYELQKHMASQHHPGKPAPLYPCRYCSYQSRHKQALLSHENCKHTRLREFCCALCDYRTFSNTTLFFHKRKAHGYVPGDQVWQLRYASQEPEEARQCLTPPDSESSGQLSAQTVEQDHNPGGVADPSLNHTLPEASEEASAERQDGSELPQGDDLVGSPSSAEVDEGSCTLHLEALGVELEPVVEPPLEEITETAPVEFGPQRLEGPDGTLTELSTFEGAGTSGLCAEEEPILEKPVPEPPKNPPSSEESPNSWVETFKATPPTETALLPQLPESESLLKALRRQDKEQAEALVLEGRVQMVVIQGEGQAFRCPHCPFITRREKALSLHSRTGCQGRQEPLLCPECGANFKQQRGLSTHLLKKCPVLFKKNKGLARTDSPIPLHPLPTGTHTSEAAEGGNPPPAPLEVEVVLPKDAPELPREPEEIKESLAILSGSAVLPAGNSSSPEAPEKFHFEQGKFHCNSCVFLCSRLSSITSHVADGCRGVRSGAGKRGASQTQPIVSPLSTGDSIPLNSGSTKCSPGDGDPALVPKQKGARFSCPTCPFSCQQERALRTHQTRGCPLEQSGELHCGLCSFTTPVAAALKLHQKRRHPTVAPARGPRPPLQCGDCGFVCKQSRCLQQHQRLKHEGVKPHQCPFCDFSTTRRYRLEAHQSRHTGVGRIPCSSCPQTFGTNSKLRLHRLRVHDKTPTHFCQFCDYSGYLRHDIARHVNSCHQGTLAFACPQCEAQFSSETALKQHALRRHPEPTPPALGSPVEATEGPLHCSRCGFLSSSPARLQGHTCKQHPRLECGACQQAFPSRPALDEHRRQQHFSHRCQLCDFAARERVGLVKHYLEQHEETSAAASDGDAGQPPLRCPFCDFTCRHQLVLDHHVKGHGGTRLYKCTDCTYSTKNRQKITWHSRIHTGEKPYHCHLCPYACADPSRLKYHMRIHKEERKYLCPDCGYKCKWVNQLKYHMTKHTGLKPYQCPECEYCTNRADALRVHQETRHREARAFMCEQCGKAFKTRFLLRTHLRKHSEAKPYVCNVCHRAFRWAAGLRHHALTHTDRHPFFCRLCSYKAKQKFQVVKHVRRHHPDQADPNQGVGKDPTTPTVHLHDVQLEDPSPPALSAPPTGPEG, from the exons ATGACGGACCCTATGTTGGACTCACAGCCAGCCAACAGCACTGCGGAGATGGATGGACTGTGCTCTGAGCTAATGCTGATCCCCCCACCGCTCTCTAACCCTGGAATCCTGGAGCCCGTCCAGAGCCCCTGTACATCTGGGAACCCCACACCTTTGCCTGCTGATCCAGGCTGCCTGCTGGTAGAGGCCACAACAACTGAAGAGGACACAGGGAACATGGAGATCATTGTAGAAGCAGTAGCTGGTAACCTGTCCTCAGGTGCTCCTGGAGAGACCCCAG GTGTCCTGGTAAAGGTGGTGGAGTTGTACTTCTGTGAGCGCTGTGAGCAGAGCTTCGCAGAGCCCACTCTGCTGGCCCTGCACCAGTGCACTGAGACCCTTATACAGCCTGTACAGGGCCTCTCTAGCCCCCCATGCTCTGTAGAGCTGTCTCCCAACAACCTCACTCTCCCTGGCCCTGTGCAGGACCAGAGCACCCCCAATAGTCCCCTGCCATGCCCTGTGTGTAGACAGGAGTTTGCCCAACCCCAGGCCCTGAAGAGCCACTTCAAGATTCACCGGGGCCCTCCCAACACCTTCTCCTGCCCAGAGTCTGGCTGTGTGTTCTCTGCTGAAGATCGTAAGGGTCTGCAGCACCACCTGAGGCAGACCCACAGAGTGGTTCCTGTGCCCTGTTCTTTCCGGGGCTGCCCCCTGCTCTTTGGGAGCCAGCAGGGCATGGAGCTGCACCGACAGGCCCATTACCCTTTCCACTGCAACCATTGCAGCTTCATGGGCTCCAACGTCAAACTCTTCCGGCAGCATCGACGCAGCCATGGGGCCAGGACACAGGGAGAACTGTCGGCCGTTAAGGATCTTTCATCCAAGGAGCTGCTGCCAG ctccccaactgcccccaggAGAGGGACAGCCTTCAGAGGAAGCTGAAGAGGAAAACATAGAGGAAGAGAGTGGCACCCTGAAGGACTCCCAGAAAGCCCTGGAGAAAGGCCAGGGGGCTCAGCAATTGGAAG GGGATGTGGCTCCTGGCACCGAGTCCCTCTTCAAGACCCACATGTGTCCGGAATGCAAGCGCTGCTTTAAGAAGCGGACCCATCTGGTAGAGCACCTACATCTCCACTTCCCAGACCCCAGCCTCCAGTGCCCCAACTGCCAGAAGTTCTTCACCAGTAAGAGCAAGCTCAAGACCCATCTGCTGCGGGAGCTGGGCCAGAAggcccactgctgcccactgtgcAACTACAGTGCAGTGGAGAGGAACGCACTCAACCGCCATATGGCCAGCATGCACGAGGATATTTCCAACTTCTACTCAGACACCTACGCCTGTCCTGTCTGCCGGGAAGAATTCCGCCTTAGCCAGGCCCTTAAGGAGCACCTCAAGAGCCACACAGCCGCAGCGGCAACAGAGCCACTGCCCCTTGGCTGCTTTCAGGAGGGCTGCAGCTATGCAGCGCCTGACCGCAAGGCCTTCATGAAGCACCTGAAGGAGACACATGGCATGCGAGCTGTGGAGTGCCGCCACCACTCGTGTCCCATGCTCTTCGCCACAGCTGAAGCCATGGAGGCCCACCACAAGAGCCACTATGCCTTCCACTGCCCCCACTGTGACTTCGCCTGCTCCAACAAGCACCTGTTCCGCAAACACAAGAAGCAGGGCCACCCTGGCAGTGAGGAGCTGCGCTGCTCCTTCTGTCCGTTCGCCACCTTCAACCCGGTGGCCTATCAGGATCATGTGGGCAAGATGCATGCTCATGAGAAGATCCACCAGTGCCCCGAATGCAGCTTTGCCACTGCCCACAAGAGGGTGCTCATCCGCCACATGCTGCTGCATACAG GCGAGAAACCTCACAAGTGTGAGCTGTGCGACTTCACATGCCGAGATGTGAGCTACCTATCCAAGCACATGCTGACCCACTCTAACACCAAGGATTACATGTGCACTGAGTGTGGCTATGTCACCAAGTGGAAGCACTACCTCAGTGTGCACATGAGAAAACATTTAGGGGACCTCAG ATACCAGTGCAATCAGTGCTCCTATCGCTGCCACCGGGCTGATCAGCTGAGCAGCCACAAGCTGAGACACCAGGGCAAGTCCCTGATGTGTGAGGTGTGTGCCTTTGCTTGCAAGCGGAAGTATGAGCTGCAGAAGCACATGGCTTCCCAGCACCACCCTGGCAAGCCAGCCCCACTCTACCCCTGTCGCTACTGCAGCTACCAGAGTCGCCacaagcaggccctgctgagcCATGAGAACTGCAAACACACCCGCCTCCGTGAGTTCTGTTGTGCCCTCTGTGACTACCGCACCTTCAGCAACACCACCCTCTTCTTCCACAAGCGCAAGGCCCATGGCTATGTGCCTGGGGACCAGGTCTGGCAGCTCCGCTATGCCAGCCAGGAGCCAGAGGAGGCCAGGCAATGCCTGACACCACCAGACTCAGAGTCCTCAGGCCAGCTGTCAGCCCAGACTGTGGAGCAGGACCACAACCCTGGGGGTGTGGCAGACCCCAGCTTGAACCATACGCTGCCAGAGGCCAGTGAGGAGGCCAGTGCCGAGAGACAGGATGGCAGTGAGCTTCCCCAAGGGGATGACCTGGTTGGCAGCCCCAGTTCAGCGGAGGTAGATGAAGGCAGCTGCACACTACACCTAGAGGCCCTAGGAGTAGAGCTGGAACCTGTGGTCGAGCCACCTCTAGAAGAGATCACTGAAACAGCCCCTGTGGAATTCGGGCCCCAGAGACTGGAAGGGCCAGATGGGACTTTGACAGAGCTGTCTACCTTTGAAGGTGCTGGCACTTCTGGCTTGTGTGCTGAAGAAGAGCCCATTCTGGAAAAGCCAGTCCCTGAGCCCCCCAAAAATCCTCCTTCCTCAGAGGAATCCCCTAACAGCTGGGTGGAAACCTTCAAGGCAACTCCACCCACTGAGACAGCACTCCTGCCCCAGTTGCCTGAGTCAGAGTCATTACTCAAGGCCCTAAGGAGACAGGACAAAGAACAGGCAGAGGCACTGGTACTGGAGGGGCGGGTTCAGATGGTAGTGATACAGGGAGAAGGGCAGGCCTTCCGCTGCCCACACTGCCCTTTTATTACCCGGCGGGAGAAGGCCCTGAGTCTGCACTCCAGGACTGGGTGCCAGGGCCGCCAAGAGCCCCTGCTGTGCCCTGAGTGTGGGGCTAATTTCAAACAACAGCGTGGCCTTAGCACCCACCTGTTGAAAAAGTGCCCTGTTTTGTTCAAAAAGAACAAGGGATTGGCCAGAACAGATTCACCTATCCCTCTGCATCCTCTGCCCACTGGTACCCACACCTCAGAGGCTGCAGAAGGTGGGAACCCCCCACCTGCACCATTAGAAGTAGAGGTGGTGCTCCCAAAAGATGCTCCTGAGCTTCCTAGGGAACCAGAAGAAATAAAGGAGTCTCTGGCCATACTCTCTGGCTCTGCAGTACTTCCTGCAGGAAACTCCTCATCCCCAGAGGCCCCTGAGAAGTTCCACTTTGAACAGGGCAAGTTTCACTGCAACTCATGCGTGTTCCTTTGTTCTCGGCTCTCTTCCATTACCTCCCACGTGGCTGACGGCTGCCGGGGGGTACGAAGCGGAGCAGGAAAGCGAGGGGCCTCCCAGACCCAACCTATTGTGTCTCCACTGAGCACTGGGGACTCTATTCCCCTAAACAGTGGGAGTACTAAGTGTAGCCCTGGTGATGGGGACCCAGCTCTGGTTCCAAAGCAGAAGGGGGCTCGCTTTTCCTGCCCCACATGTCCCTTTAGCTGCCAGCAGGAGCGGGCTCTGAGGACTCAccagaccaggggctgccccCTCGAGCAATCTGGAGAGTTGCACTGTGGCCTCTGTTCCTTCACCACTCCTGTTGCCGCTGCCCTGAAGCTCCACCAAAAGCGGAGGCACCCCACTGTGGCCCCAGCCCgtggcccccgcccccctcttcaGTGTGGCGACTGTGGCTTTGTCTGTAAACAGAGCAGGTGCTTGCAGCAGCACCAGCGGCTCAAGCACGAAGGAGTGAAGCCACATCAGTGCCCTTTCTGTGACTTTTCCACCACTAGACGGTACCGATTGGAGGCTCACCAGTCCCGACACACAGGTGTTGGCCGCATCCCCTGCAGTTCCTGTCCTCAGACATTTGGTACTAACTCAAAACTGCGCTTGCACCGGCTGAGGGTACACGACAAAACACCCACTCACTTCTGCCAATTCTGTGACTATAGTGGCTACCTTCGCCACGACATCGCTCGCCATGTGAACAGCTGCCACCAGGGCACCCTAGCCTTTGCCTGTCCCCAGTGTGAGGCTCAGTTCAGCTCTGAGACAGCACTCAAGCAGCATGCTCTGCGCCGGCATCCCGAGCCTacccccccagccctgggctcccctgTGGAGGCCACTGAGGGCCCTCTGCATTGCTCCCGCTGTGGGTTCCTATCCTCCAGTCCTGCCAGACTGCAAGGGCACACCTGTAAACAGCACCCGCGGCTTGAGTGTGGGGCCTGCCAGCAGGCCTTTCCTAGCCGGCCAGCACTGGATGAGCACCGGAGGCAGCAGCATTTCAGCCACCGCTGccagctctgtgactttgctGCCCGGGAGCGGGTGGGCCTGGTGAAGCACTACTTGGAACAGCATGAGGAGACTTCAGCAGCAGCCTCAGATGGGGATGCTGGCCAGCCCCCTCTGCGCTGCCCCTTTTGCGACTTCACGTGCCGCCATCAGCTGGTGTTAGATCACCATGTGAAAGGGCATGGGGGCACCCGGCTCTACAAGTGTACTGACTGTACTTACAGCACCAAGAACCGGCAGAAGATCACCTGGCACAGCCGCATTCATACTGGGGAAAAGCCCTACCACTGTCATCTCTGTCCCTATGCCTGTGCTGACCCCTCTCGCCTCAAG TACCATATGCGGATTCATAAGGAGGAACGGAAGTatctgtgccctgactgtggcTACAAGTGCAAGTGGGTCAACCAGCTCAAGTACCACATGACCAagcacacag GACTGAAGCCATATCAGTGTCCCGAATGTGAGTACTGCACCAACCGAGCAGATGCCCTGCGGGTGCACCAGGAGACCAGGCACCGGGAAGCTCGGGCCTTCATGTGTGAGCAGTGTGGCAAGGCCTTCAAGACACGCTTCCTGCTGCGCACCCACCTCCGCAAGCACAGCGAGGCCAAACCCTATGTGTGTAACGTGTGCCATCGTGCTTTCCGCTGGGCTGCTGGCCTGcgccatcatgccctcacccacacCGACCGCCATCCCTTCTTCTGCCGTCTCTGCAGCTACAAAGCCAAACAGAAGTTCCAGGTTGTCAAGCATGTGCGCAGACACCACCCTGACCAGGCTGACCCAAACCAAGGTGTGGGCAAAGACCCCACCACCCCCACGGTGCACCTGCATGATGTGCAGTTGGAGGATCCCAGTCCTCCTGCTCTTTCTGCTCCCCcaactggacctgagggctga
- the ZNF142 gene encoding zinc finger protein 142 isoform X2: protein MGSNVKLFRQHRRSHGARTQGELSAVKDLSSKELLPAPQLPPGEGQPSEEAEEENIEEESGTLKDSQKALEKGQGAQQLEGDVAPGTESLFKTHMCPECKRCFKKRTHLVEHLHLHFPDPSLQCPNCQKFFTSKSKLKTHLLRELGQKAHCCPLCNYSAVERNALNRHMASMHEDISNFYSDTYACPVCREEFRLSQALKEHLKSHTAAAATEPLPLGCFQEGCSYAAPDRKAFMKHLKETHGMRAVECRHHSCPMLFATAEAMEAHHKSHYAFHCPHCDFACSNKHLFRKHKKQGHPGSEELRCSFCPFATFNPVAYQDHVGKMHAHEKIHQCPECSFATAHKRVLIRHMLLHTGEKPHKCELCDFTCRDVSYLSKHMLTHSNTKDYMCTECGYVTKWKHYLSVHMRKHLGDLRYQCNQCSYRCHRADQLSSHKLRHQGKSLMCEVCAFACKRKYELQKHMASQHHPGKPAPLYPCRYCSYQSRHKQALLSHENCKHTRLREFCCALCDYRTFSNTTLFFHKRKAHGYVPGDQVWQLRYASQEPEEARQCLTPPDSESSGQLSAQTVEQDHNPGGVADPSLNHTLPEASEEASAERQDGSELPQGDDLVGSPSSAEVDEGSCTLHLEALGVELEPVVEPPLEEITETAPVEFGPQRLEGPDGTLTELSTFEGAGTSGLCAEEEPILEKPVPEPPKNPPSSEESPNSWVETFKATPPTETALLPQLPESESLLKALRRQDKEQAEALVLEGRVQMVVIQGEGQAFRCPHCPFITRREKALSLHSRTGCQGRQEPLLCPECGANFKQQRGLSTHLLKKCPVLFKKNKGLARTDSPIPLHPLPTGTHTSEAAEGGNPPPAPLEVEVVLPKDAPELPREPEEIKESLAILSGSAVLPAGNSSSPEAPEKFHFEQGKFHCNSCVFLCSRLSSITSHVADGCRGVRSGAGKRGASQTQPIVSPLSTGDSIPLNSGSTKCSPGDGDPALVPKQKGARFSCPTCPFSCQQERALRTHQTRGCPLEQSGELHCGLCSFTTPVAAALKLHQKRRHPTVAPARGPRPPLQCGDCGFVCKQSRCLQQHQRLKHEGVKPHQCPFCDFSTTRRYRLEAHQSRHTGVGRIPCSSCPQTFGTNSKLRLHRLRVHDKTPTHFCQFCDYSGYLRHDIARHVNSCHQGTLAFACPQCEAQFSSETALKQHALRRHPEPTPPALGSPVEATEGPLHCSRCGFLSSSPARLQGHTCKQHPRLECGACQQAFPSRPALDEHRRQQHFSHRCQLCDFAARERVGLVKHYLEQHEETSAAASDGDAGQPPLRCPFCDFTCRHQLVLDHHVKGHGGTRLYKCTDCTYSTKNRQKITWHSRIHTGEKPYHCHLCPYACADPSRLKYHMRIHKEERKYLCPDCGYKCKWVNQLKYHMTKHTGLKPYQCPECEYCTNRADALRVHQETRHREARAFMCEQCGKAFKTRFLLRTHLRKHSEAKPYVCNVCHRAFRWAAGLRHHALTHTDRHPFFCRLCSYKAKQKFQVVKHVRRHHPDQADPNQGVGKDPTTPTVHLHDVQLEDPSPPALSAPPTGPEG from the exons ATGGGCTCCAACGTCAAACTCTTCCGGCAGCATCGACGCAGCCATGGGGCCAGGACACAGGGAGAACTGTCGGCCGTTAAGGATCTTTCATCCAAGGAGCTGCTGCCAG ctccccaactgcccccaggAGAGGGACAGCCTTCAGAGGAAGCTGAAGAGGAAAACATAGAGGAAGAGAGTGGCACCCTGAAGGACTCCCAGAAAGCCCTGGAGAAAGGCCAGGGGGCTCAGCAATTGGAAG GGGATGTGGCTCCTGGCACCGAGTCCCTCTTCAAGACCCACATGTGTCCGGAATGCAAGCGCTGCTTTAAGAAGCGGACCCATCTGGTAGAGCACCTACATCTCCACTTCCCAGACCCCAGCCTCCAGTGCCCCAACTGCCAGAAGTTCTTCACCAGTAAGAGCAAGCTCAAGACCCATCTGCTGCGGGAGCTGGGCCAGAAggcccactgctgcccactgtgcAACTACAGTGCAGTGGAGAGGAACGCACTCAACCGCCATATGGCCAGCATGCACGAGGATATTTCCAACTTCTACTCAGACACCTACGCCTGTCCTGTCTGCCGGGAAGAATTCCGCCTTAGCCAGGCCCTTAAGGAGCACCTCAAGAGCCACACAGCCGCAGCGGCAACAGAGCCACTGCCCCTTGGCTGCTTTCAGGAGGGCTGCAGCTATGCAGCGCCTGACCGCAAGGCCTTCATGAAGCACCTGAAGGAGACACATGGCATGCGAGCTGTGGAGTGCCGCCACCACTCGTGTCCCATGCTCTTCGCCACAGCTGAAGCCATGGAGGCCCACCACAAGAGCCACTATGCCTTCCACTGCCCCCACTGTGACTTCGCCTGCTCCAACAAGCACCTGTTCCGCAAACACAAGAAGCAGGGCCACCCTGGCAGTGAGGAGCTGCGCTGCTCCTTCTGTCCGTTCGCCACCTTCAACCCGGTGGCCTATCAGGATCATGTGGGCAAGATGCATGCTCATGAGAAGATCCACCAGTGCCCCGAATGCAGCTTTGCCACTGCCCACAAGAGGGTGCTCATCCGCCACATGCTGCTGCATACAG GCGAGAAACCTCACAAGTGTGAGCTGTGCGACTTCACATGCCGAGATGTGAGCTACCTATCCAAGCACATGCTGACCCACTCTAACACCAAGGATTACATGTGCACTGAGTGTGGCTATGTCACCAAGTGGAAGCACTACCTCAGTGTGCACATGAGAAAACATTTAGGGGACCTCAG ATACCAGTGCAATCAGTGCTCCTATCGCTGCCACCGGGCTGATCAGCTGAGCAGCCACAAGCTGAGACACCAGGGCAAGTCCCTGATGTGTGAGGTGTGTGCCTTTGCTTGCAAGCGGAAGTATGAGCTGCAGAAGCACATGGCTTCCCAGCACCACCCTGGCAAGCCAGCCCCACTCTACCCCTGTCGCTACTGCAGCTACCAGAGTCGCCacaagcaggccctgctgagcCATGAGAACTGCAAACACACCCGCCTCCGTGAGTTCTGTTGTGCCCTCTGTGACTACCGCACCTTCAGCAACACCACCCTCTTCTTCCACAAGCGCAAGGCCCATGGCTATGTGCCTGGGGACCAGGTCTGGCAGCTCCGCTATGCCAGCCAGGAGCCAGAGGAGGCCAGGCAATGCCTGACACCACCAGACTCAGAGTCCTCAGGCCAGCTGTCAGCCCAGACTGTGGAGCAGGACCACAACCCTGGGGGTGTGGCAGACCCCAGCTTGAACCATACGCTGCCAGAGGCCAGTGAGGAGGCCAGTGCCGAGAGACAGGATGGCAGTGAGCTTCCCCAAGGGGATGACCTGGTTGGCAGCCCCAGTTCAGCGGAGGTAGATGAAGGCAGCTGCACACTACACCTAGAGGCCCTAGGAGTAGAGCTGGAACCTGTGGTCGAGCCACCTCTAGAAGAGATCACTGAAACAGCCCCTGTGGAATTCGGGCCCCAGAGACTGGAAGGGCCAGATGGGACTTTGACAGAGCTGTCTACCTTTGAAGGTGCTGGCACTTCTGGCTTGTGTGCTGAAGAAGAGCCCATTCTGGAAAAGCCAGTCCCTGAGCCCCCCAAAAATCCTCCTTCCTCAGAGGAATCCCCTAACAGCTGGGTGGAAACCTTCAAGGCAACTCCACCCACTGAGACAGCACTCCTGCCCCAGTTGCCTGAGTCAGAGTCATTACTCAAGGCCCTAAGGAGACAGGACAAAGAACAGGCAGAGGCACTGGTACTGGAGGGGCGGGTTCAGATGGTAGTGATACAGGGAGAAGGGCAGGCCTTCCGCTGCCCACACTGCCCTTTTATTACCCGGCGGGAGAAGGCCCTGAGTCTGCACTCCAGGACTGGGTGCCAGGGCCGCCAAGAGCCCCTGCTGTGCCCTGAGTGTGGGGCTAATTTCAAACAACAGCGTGGCCTTAGCACCCACCTGTTGAAAAAGTGCCCTGTTTTGTTCAAAAAGAACAAGGGATTGGCCAGAACAGATTCACCTATCCCTCTGCATCCTCTGCCCACTGGTACCCACACCTCAGAGGCTGCAGAAGGTGGGAACCCCCCACCTGCACCATTAGAAGTAGAGGTGGTGCTCCCAAAAGATGCTCCTGAGCTTCCTAGGGAACCAGAAGAAATAAAGGAGTCTCTGGCCATACTCTCTGGCTCTGCAGTACTTCCTGCAGGAAACTCCTCATCCCCAGAGGCCCCTGAGAAGTTCCACTTTGAACAGGGCAAGTTTCACTGCAACTCATGCGTGTTCCTTTGTTCTCGGCTCTCTTCCATTACCTCCCACGTGGCTGACGGCTGCCGGGGGGTACGAAGCGGAGCAGGAAAGCGAGGGGCCTCCCAGACCCAACCTATTGTGTCTCCACTGAGCACTGGGGACTCTATTCCCCTAAACAGTGGGAGTACTAAGTGTAGCCCTGGTGATGGGGACCCAGCTCTGGTTCCAAAGCAGAAGGGGGCTCGCTTTTCCTGCCCCACATGTCCCTTTAGCTGCCAGCAGGAGCGGGCTCTGAGGACTCAccagaccaggggctgccccCTCGAGCAATCTGGAGAGTTGCACTGTGGCCTCTGTTCCTTCACCACTCCTGTTGCCGCTGCCCTGAAGCTCCACCAAAAGCGGAGGCACCCCACTGTGGCCCCAGCCCgtggcccccgcccccctcttcaGTGTGGCGACTGTGGCTTTGTCTGTAAACAGAGCAGGTGCTTGCAGCAGCACCAGCGGCTCAAGCACGAAGGAGTGAAGCCACATCAGTGCCCTTTCTGTGACTTTTCCACCACTAGACGGTACCGATTGGAGGCTCACCAGTCCCGACACACAGGTGTTGGCCGCATCCCCTGCAGTTCCTGTCCTCAGACATTTGGTACTAACTCAAAACTGCGCTTGCACCGGCTGAGGGTACACGACAAAACACCCACTCACTTCTGCCAATTCTGTGACTATAGTGGCTACCTTCGCCACGACATCGCTCGCCATGTGAACAGCTGCCACCAGGGCACCCTAGCCTTTGCCTGTCCCCAGTGTGAGGCTCAGTTCAGCTCTGAGACAGCACTCAAGCAGCATGCTCTGCGCCGGCATCCCGAGCCTacccccccagccctgggctcccctgTGGAGGCCACTGAGGGCCCTCTGCATTGCTCCCGCTGTGGGTTCCTATCCTCCAGTCCTGCCAGACTGCAAGGGCACACCTGTAAACAGCACCCGCGGCTTGAGTGTGGGGCCTGCCAGCAGGCCTTTCCTAGCCGGCCAGCACTGGATGAGCACCGGAGGCAGCAGCATTTCAGCCACCGCTGccagctctgtgactttgctGCCCGGGAGCGGGTGGGCCTGGTGAAGCACTACTTGGAACAGCATGAGGAGACTTCAGCAGCAGCCTCAGATGGGGATGCTGGCCAGCCCCCTCTGCGCTGCCCCTTTTGCGACTTCACGTGCCGCCATCAGCTGGTGTTAGATCACCATGTGAAAGGGCATGGGGGCACCCGGCTCTACAAGTGTACTGACTGTACTTACAGCACCAAGAACCGGCAGAAGATCACCTGGCACAGCCGCATTCATACTGGGGAAAAGCCCTACCACTGTCATCTCTGTCCCTATGCCTGTGCTGACCCCTCTCGCCTCAAG TACCATATGCGGATTCATAAGGAGGAACGGAAGTatctgtgccctgactgtggcTACAAGTGCAAGTGGGTCAACCAGCTCAAGTACCACATGACCAagcacacag GACTGAAGCCATATCAGTGTCCCGAATGTGAGTACTGCACCAACCGAGCAGATGCCCTGCGGGTGCACCAGGAGACCAGGCACCGGGAAGCTCGGGCCTTCATGTGTGAGCAGTGTGGCAAGGCCTTCAAGACACGCTTCCTGCTGCGCACCCACCTCCGCAAGCACAGCGAGGCCAAACCCTATGTGTGTAACGTGTGCCATCGTGCTTTCCGCTGGGCTGCTGGCCTGcgccatcatgccctcacccacacCGACCGCCATCCCTTCTTCTGCCGTCTCTGCAGCTACAAAGCCAAACAGAAGTTCCAGGTTGTCAAGCATGTGCGCAGACACCACCCTGACCAGGCTGACCCAAACCAAGGTGTGGGCAAAGACCCCACCACCCCCACGGTGCACCTGCATGATGTGCAGTTGGAGGATCCCAGTCCTCCTGCTCTTTCTGCTCCCCcaactggacctgagggctga